The following proteins are encoded in a genomic region of Candida albicans SC5314 chromosome 4, complete sequence:
- a CDS encoding glyoxylate reductase (Putative glyoxylate reductase; acts on glyoxylate and hydroxypyruvate substrates; Spider biofilm repressed): MTKPKVLFIGELNRQLPQFKNFQLKYDCIFIELTTRDEFINDLKTKYHDIVAIYGAWLGFLPIGGFRTVINEYCPPPKLKIIAFCSVGYDHEDAKVLSDHGIALTNVPSDGAAGPVADLVLYLTLTSFRQFHMYGNELLKNPHTVDLRYQLNQNDFDSQHGKVTTSSGGVSGYDFGHYLNHRANTSPRGHNVTIIGFGKIGQTIGKKLHDIGMKITYVKRNKLTSLQEHNLGYPVEYHCKINDVPKIDLIVIACPATPETFHLINKSVIESIKTPFRIINIGRGTVIDENSLVEGLKSGKILFAGLDVFENEPKIHPELLGRDDVVLTPHVGASTVENFDYTAAKALENIDQIITQGKCLNRVN, translated from the coding sequence ATGACTAAACCAAAAGTACTTTTTATTGGAGAATTAAATCGACAACTCCcacaattcaaaaatttccaattgaaATATGATTGTATTTTCATTGAACTTACCACTAGAGATGAAttcattaatgatttaaaaacaaaatatcaTGATATTGTAGCTATTTATGGAGCATGGCTTGGGTTTTTACCCATTGGTGGATTTAGAACCGTTATTAATGAGTATTGTCCACCaccaaaactaaaaattatTGCATTTTGTTCTGTTGGTTATGATCATGAAGATGCTAAAGTGTTACTGGACCACGGAATTGCCTTGACGAATGTACCTAGTGATGGGGCTGCTGGTCCTGTTGCTGATTTGGTATTATATTTGACATTGACTAGTTTTAGACAATTTCATATGTATGGtaatgaattattgaagaatCCTCATACGGTTGATTTAagatatcaattgaatcaaaatgattttgattctCAACATGGGAAAGTAACAACTAGTTCTGGTGGTGTTTCTGGGTATGATTTTGGtcattatttgaatcaTCGAGCTAATACATCACCAAGAGGTCATAATGTAACCATCATTGGATTTGGGAAAATTGGTCAAACGATTGGGAAAAAATTACATGATATAGGAATGAAAATCACTTATGTTAAACGAAATAAATTAACTTCGTTACAAGAACATAATTTAGGTTATCCAGTGGAATATCATTGtaaaattaatgatgtacccaaaattgatttaattgttaTTGCATGTCCTGCAACCCCGGAAACATTccatttaattaataaatcagtGATTGAACTGATTAAGACCCCATTTagaattataaatattggTCGTGGTACagtaattgatgaaaattcATTAGTTGAAGGATTAAAACTGGggaaaattttatttgctGGATTAGatgtatttgaaaatgaaccGAAAATTCATCCAGAATTGCTTGGAAGAGATGATGTTGTATTAACTCCTCATGTAGGAGCATCAACGgtagaaaattttgattatacTGCTGCTAAAGCATTAGAAAATATTGATCAGATTATTACTCAAGGTAAATGCTTAAATAGAGTCAATTAA
- a CDS encoding uncharacterized protein (D-arabinose 5-phosphate isomerase; has GutQ domain which is associated with phosphosugar binding; other biofilm induced; rat catheter and Spider biofilm induced; F-12/CO2 early biofilm induced) produces MSNPISQYLASVSLNSVQSTLKYETDAVTNLFNQYQQDEFAINNIIQSITIMYNTIVANNGKIVITGVGKSYKLGLKLVATLNSLSIQSSSLHPTEALHGDLGLIDQNRDCLIMVTSSGNTPELIQLLPHLSSNLPILLLTCSKNSKLSQYNQINSLILAELLSCHKEEIIHGIPAPTVSFTLSMMLADAVILALSELIETDSLKRKKLFGLKHPGGSIGANLAQEFNQNNTNRSGDNTITTTTTTTTNTNTNNSSSITVQAPIIPPSNLMSATTSTTTRLSSNSSSMLSLKEMELESYSSVDDTDERGQAQKSCKEITYQDLLKLQELSLLQWIVRYDSIRLIETDNKGGSSNSSSSSSNNYVSCDFIQSLYKKHYDGLNWDKFKWELIKKFT; encoded by the coding sequence ATGAGTAATCCAATTAGTCAATATTTAGCTCTGGTTTCATTAAACTCAGTTCAATCAACTTTAAAATATGAAACTGACGCGGTCaccaatttattcaatcaatatcaacaagatgaatttgctattaataatataattcaaaGTATTACCATAATGTATAATACTATAGTGGCTAATAATGGGAAAATTGTTATTACTGGAGTTGGAAAATCATATAAATTAGGGTTAAAATTGGTGGCCACATTAAATTCTTTATCAATtcaatcatcatcactacATCCAACCGAAGCATTACATGGAGATTTAGgtttaattgatcaaaatcGTGATTGTTTAATTATGGTGACTTCAAGTGGTAATACCCCGgaattaattcaattattaccTCATTTATCGTCAAATTTaccaatattattattaacttgttcaaaaaattcaaaattatctcaatataatcaaattaataGTTTAATACTAGCAGAATTATTATCTTGTCATAAAGAAGAGATCATTCATGGTATACCTGCACCAACAGTTTCATTCACATTAAGTATGATGCTTGCTGATGCTGTGATTTTAGCATTACtggaattaattgaaactGATTCTttgaaaaggaaaaaattatttggtttAAAACATCCTGGTGGATCTATTGGTGCTAATTTAGCTCAAGAgtttaatcaaaataatactaatagAAGTGGGGATAATAccattactactactactactactactactaatactaatactaataatagtagtagtatcACTGTTCAAGCACCAATTATTCCTCCATCGAATTTAATGtcagcaacaacatcaacaacaacaagactTTCATCTAATAGTTCATCAATGTTAAGTCTTAAAGAAATGGAATTGGAAAGTTATTCATCGGTAGATGATACTGATGAAAGAGGTCAGGCACAAAAATCTTGTAAGGAAATTACATATcaagatttattgaaattacaagaattatcattattacaATGGATTGTAAGATATGATTCAATAAGATTAATTGAAACTGATAATAAAGGGGGcagtagtaatagtagtagtagtagtagcaatAATTATGTTAGTTgtgattttattcaatCTTTATATAAAAAACATTATGATGGATTGAATTGggataaatttaaatgggaattaattaaaaaatttacttAA
- the PUF3 gene encoding mRNA-binding protein (RNA-binding protein involved in regulation of mitochondrial biogenesis), whose translation MSSETIWSSGHNSPIQNNLSLASTTTNNTSQYKSVIDQVDPDVIRLFANSNSFDPLSSSTGPGTTGHTSGLTSGTDRRLSFNDGSDIIESDFFGFKRGALSAITAPVVGNGNNGRHHNQVTNKNFGTASISGGIANRHPPQDSFLQKFSSVADATREIELGRLSLDDRNNGNNQVSSVNEIKMVNTSAFTSPHGSLNENLNMPVPTRGGSRHQSISEKIDNYNNNSPIQTAAALSINSDLNSDTVNINSTTTNSNHDATKNQGNYSHNFWNPAAATSFTPVGAIPTPNYFIDANGLPIPPLPMPPQGFYPPRGGNASNSGGANSISPPPPFMIPSPPPPFLDPSVYSMMYGGNFPPPPPPPPSQQQQQQQPSQQQQPSHSNQDKKANETNSKSKETKYSDTESHEEDNEKQDNYHGPGPVPGPGPGPGPIGVGLMNRQFSPASFMFHPFNPYSMYQSSPPLVPPEAALGGMASPPPPPPLPQQQQPQQQSAPSSQGKSTSGVSGSSTSTSTSHHSQSKHHHHHNNNNNNNNNSSSSGSTPGVGSKRKGNFKGKNNTTNGGGNHIYRSPLLEEVRSNPKPYQLKDIYGHAIEFTKDQHGSRFIQQKLPEATEEEKETIFNEIWEISYELMTDVFGNYVIQKYFEYGTTTQKQVLLESMIGHIHELSLQMYGCRVVQRALEAIDNEGQLRIIEELKDHILICCKDQNGNHVIQKSIEKIKPFSQIRYILTSLDNQIYHLSTHPYGCRVIQRLLEYSDIDDQKLILSQLNNFLYYLILDQYGNYVIQHILENGTQEEKEPILEIVLGSVVQFSKHKFASNVIEKCIKFGDINQRKRILHEVMLGNETILGDDDIDGEPVKEDSPLALMVKDQFGNYVIQKLVEAFDGDERKLLIIKIKKCLSLSSNNLASIRNIRNIIDHVSESNSDLKVES comes from the coding sequence ATGCTGTCTGAAACTATTTGGTCTAGTGGACATAATTCCCCAATTCAGAATAACCTTCTGTTGGCATCTACCACAACTAATAATACTTCTCAATATAAATCAGTAATTGATCAAGTTGATCCAGATGTAATTCGATTATTCgccaattcaaattcatttgatCCGTTATCCTCGTCAACAGGACCAGGAACAACAGGACATACTTCTGGATTAACTTCGGGTACAGATAGAAGATTATCATTTAATGATGGTAGTGACATTATTGAAagtgatttttttggatttaaaCGTGGTGCCTTATCAGCAATTACCGCACCTGTAGTTGGGAATGGAAATAATGGTCGTCATCATAATCAAGtgacaaataaaaattttggaaCTGCTTCTATTAGTGGAGGTATTGCTAATAGACATCCACCTCAAGATAgttttttacaaaaattttctaGTGTTGCTGATGCCACaagagaaattgaattgggTAGATTATCATTAGATGACAGaaataatggtaataatcAAGTTTCCAGTGttaatgaaatcaaaatggTTAATACTAGTGCATTCACTTCACCTCATGGATCtttgaatgaaaatttgaatatgcCAGTACCAACAAGAGGAGGATCAAGACATCAGTCAATaagtgaaaaaattgataattataataataattcaccCATTCAAACAGCTGCAGCATTATCGATAAATTCTGATTTAAATTCTGACACTGTGAATATTAACAGCACCACAACTAATAGTAATCACGATGCCACTAAAAATCAAGGAAATTATTCTCATAATTTTTGGAATCCAGCAGCTGCTACTTCATTTACTCCTGTAGGAGCAATACCAACACCtaattattttattgatgCTAATGGATTACCTATACCTCCATTACCAATGCCACCTCAAGGATTTTATCCACCTCGTGGTGGTAATGCTTCTAATTCTGGTGGAGCTAATTCTATTAGTCCTCCACCTCCATTTATGATTCCATCGCCCCCACCTCCATTTTTGGACCCAAGTGTATATAGTATGATGTATGGTGGTAATTTCCCTCCTcctccacctccaccaccatcacaacaacaacaacaacaacaaccatcacagcaacagcaaccaTCACATTCTAACCAAGACAAAAAGGCAAATGAAACTAATtccaaatcaaaagaaaccaaatatTCTGATACAGAATCTcatgaagaagataatgaGAAACAAGATAATTATCATGGCCCTGGCCCCGTACCAGGTCCAGGTCCAGGTCCAGGTCCAATTGGTGTCGGTCTTATGAATCGTCAATTTTCACCTGCTTCATTTATGTTTCATCCATTTAATCCTTATTCTATGTATCAACTGTCACCACCATTAGTCCCACCTGAAGCAGCTTTAGGAGGAATGGCCTcacctcctcctcctccaccattaccacaacaacagcaaccacaacaacagtcAGCACCATCTTCCCAAGGTAAATCTACATCAGGCGTTTCTGGTTCTTCTACATCTACCTCAACATCACATCATTCACAATCaaaacatcatcatcatcataacaacaacaacaataataataataatagtagtagtagtggcAGCACTCCTGGTGTTGGATCAAAGAGGAAAGGTAATTTCAAAGGTAAAAACAATACTACTAATGGTGGTGGAAATCATATTTATCGTTCCCCTTTATTGGAAGAAGTACGTTCTAATCCTAAACcatatcaattgaaagataTTTATGGTCATGCAATTGAATTTACTAAAGATCAACATGGATCAAGAtttattcaacaaaaattacCCGAAGctactgaagaagaaaaagaaactattttcaatgaaatttGGGAGATCTCATATGAATTAATGACCGATGTTTTTGGGAATTATgttattcaaaaatattttgaatatgGTACTACTACTCAAAAACAAGTTTTACTTGAAAGTATGATTGGGCATATACATGAATTATCATTACAAATGTATGGATGTCGAGTAGTACAACGAGCATTAGAAGCCATTGACAATGAAGGACAATTGAGAAtcattgaagaattgaaagatcatattttaatttgttgtaAAGATCAAAATGGGAATCATGTTatacaaaaatcaattgaaaaaattaaaccaTTTTCACAAATTAGATATATTTTAACCAGTCTAGATAATCagatttatcatttatcTACTCATCCTTATGGATGTAGAGTGATTCAAAGATTATTAGAATATtctgatattgatgatcaaaaattgattttatctcaattaaataattttctttattatttaattttagaTCAATATGGTAATTATGTTATTCAACATATTTTAGAAAATGGTActcaagaagaaaaagaaccAATTTTAGAAATTGTTTTAGGTTCAGTTgtacaattttcaaaacatAAATTTGCTTCAAatgttattgaaaaatgtatTAAATTTGGTGATATAAATCAACGGAAAAGAATTTTACATGAAGTTATGCTTGGTAATGAAACCATTTTgggtgatgatgatattgatggtGAACCAGTTAAAGAAGATTCACCATTGGCATTAATGGTGAAAGATCAATTTGGTAATTAtgttattcaaaaattggtGGAAGCATTTGATGGTgatgaaagaaaattattaattattaaaatcaaaaaatgtTTAAGTTTATCAAGTAATAATTTGGCCAGTATTCGTAATATtagaaatattattgatcATGTTAGTGAATCAAATCTGGATTTAAAAGTTGAATCGTAA
- a CDS encoding signal peptidase complex subunit (Ortholog(s) have role in protein targeting to ER, signal peptide processing and signal peptidase complex localization), whose amino-acid sequence MDKLQEIIEFPVTIPNQRKPYQLIQTASIINVITSLIIGIITDSIQKICISFIIQFIILLLLVSPNWLFQSEQSLEWLTVKF is encoded by the coding sequence ATGGataaattacaagaaataataGAATTTCCAGTGACGATTCCTAATCAAAGGAAACcatatcaattaattcaaacggcatcaataattaatgttataacatcattaataattggtATAATTACtgattcaattcaaaaaatatgtatttcatttataattcaatttattatattattattattggtttCACCAAATTGGTTATTTCAATCGGAACAGTCATTGGAATGGTTAACTGtgaaattttga
- a CDS encoding uncharacterized protein (Ortholog(s) have RNA binding, translation regulator activity and role in Group I intron splicing, mitochondrial respiratory chain complex IV biogenesis, positive regulation of mitochondrial translation), whose amino-acid sequence MSKPTLETSKKLINLLYSSTASKLPSTKGSIISDITTPTISRILYQDSSSTGTTDNVLDLTSSHSLLSISKFPTNQTFLQDSSKQQTTFVNSNIVRFKCPISYITKNDILKSIPTTSSSFLGSVNNVNGLKNLNRFELIKKRDYRINTNQALKFLGEYYMIFENQLLANQFINQTTTKPSETETETETDVGAGVGIIMNGMKINFEIIKLNESILKTMSNEKISDFNKINEILSIIDNPNTGTDFDFDVDVDVFQILNNWLNHNSSRRRNNYVLVQNWPFGLSQKYISKLLWNYKLLDIITIKSDIKQQLNIILLKFDNYKNCLRFIRNYHGKKWDHLQLKSNNLNKEIIFYQPLLCETL is encoded by the coding sequence ATGTCTAAACCTACACTTGAAACatccaagaaattgataaatctaCTATATTCATCAACAGCATCTAAATTACCTTCTACCAAAGGATCAATAATTTCTGATATTACCACTCCAACAATATCACGAATATTATATCAAGATCTGTCATCAACAGGTACTACTGATAATGTATTAGATTTGACGTCTTCTCATTCTTTACTATCTATACTGAAATTCCCAACTAACCAAACATTTCTACAAGATTcatcaaaacaacaaaccaCTTTTGTCAATTCCAATATAGTTCGATTTAAATGTCCAATTCTGTATATTACTAAAAATGATATCCTTAAATCAATACCTActacatcatcatcatttttagGTAGTGTTAACAACGTTAATGGATTGAAAAACCTTAATCGATTcgaattaattaaaaaacgAGATTATAGAATAAATACCAATCAAGCATTAAAATTCTTAGGTGAATATTATatgatttttgaaaatcaattattagccaatcaatttattaaccaaacaacaacaaaaccgTCAGAAACTGAAACCGAAACCGAAACCGATGTTGGAGCTGGAGTTGGAATTATTATGAATGggatgaaaataaattttgaaattattaaattgaatgaatcaattttgaaaactatgagtaatgaaaaaatcagtgattttaataaaattaatgaaattttatcaataattgataatccCAACACGGGTACAGATTTCGATTTcgatgttgatgttgatgtttttcaaattttaaataattggTTGAATCATAATTCTAGTCGTCGTCGTAATAATTATGTTTTGGTTCAAAATTGGCCATTTGGATTATctcaaaaatatatatcgAAATTATTATggaattataaattattagatatTATAACGATTAAATCCGATattaaacaacaattaaatattatattattaaaatttgataattataaaaattgtttaagATTTATAAGAAATTATCATGGTAAAAAATGGGATCATTTacaattaaaatcaaataatttaaataaagaaattatattttatcaaCCATTATTATGTGAAactttataa